A genomic window from Nosocomiicoccus massiliensis includes:
- a CDS encoding pyruvate, water dikinase regulatory protein, whose product MKNLKIVIASDSIGETGEVVARAALSQFDVVVEERNLKRYAHLTDVKDIDNFIQSIKLDNVVVIFTFIKPELSKYIVEKLTQLNIPFVDVMTPVMDMLKEKLEDGPLYEPGRVHKLDADYFKKIEAIEFAVRYDDGRDPSGLKYADIVLIGVSRTSKTPLSQFLAYRGYKVVNIALVPEVELPEQLFEIDPNKCIGLEIDPSSLFEIRKRRLEQLGLLENAKYGQNERIEAELEYFHQTVKKIGCCTINVTNKAIEETASEIIRIMNL is encoded by the coding sequence GTGAAAAATTTAAAAATAGTCATTGCATCAGATTCTATTGGTGAAACTGGAGAAGTAGTTGCACGAGCAGCACTATCTCAATTTGATGTTGTAGTAGAAGAAAGAAATTTAAAGAGATATGCACATTTAACTGATGTAAAGGATATCGATAATTTCATTCAATCGATTAAATTAGATAATGTCGTTGTAATTTTCACATTCATTAAACCAGAGCTTTCAAAGTATATTGTAGAGAAACTAACACAACTCAATATTCCATTTGTAGACGTTATGACACCAGTTATGGATATGTTGAAAGAAAAACTAGAGGATGGACCGTTATATGAACCTGGTCGTGTCCATAAACTCGACGCGGACTATTTCAAAAAGATAGAAGCGATTGAATTCGCAGTACGTTATGACGATGGTAGAGACCCATCTGGTTTAAAATATGCAGATATCGTATTAATTGGTGTTTCGAGAACATCTAAAACACCACTTTCACAGTTTTTAGCATATAGGGGATATAAAGTTGTTAATATTGCACTTGTCCCAGAAGTCGAATTACCAGAACAACTATTTGAAATCGACCCTAATAAATGTATCGGTTTAGAAATTGATCCATCTTCACTGTTTGAAATCCGAAAAAGACGACTCGAGCAACTTGGTTTACTTGAAAATGCTAAATACGGGCAAAACGAAAGAATCGAAGCGGAACTCGAGTATTTCCATCAAACAGTTAAAAAAATTGGTTGCTGTACAATCAATGTTACAAATAAAGCGATAGAAGAAACCGCGAGTGAGATTATTAGAATTATGAATTTATAG